The window CGGGCGATCGACGAGCGGGTCGAGACCTCCGTGGGGATCAGCAAGGGGGACGGCGGAGCAACTCATCTCGTCAGCCTGGACGTTCCCGCTATCAGGGAGTGAAGCGAGCCTCGACCGGTCGGCGACGCCTGCGCTTCGACGCGCCGAAGCGGCTCGGGCAAGCTCAGGATCGTCGGCACGGCGCCGGACGCGCTGGGCCGGACGCGGAGCCGGTCCGTGCCGCGCCGAAGGCTCTGAACCACTCTGGACGGGAGCGTGACGCATGAGCTAATTCACCCACACCCTCGATGTGTGATGTGATGCTGTACGAGGCGCCGGTCCCCGGTCCAAGCCTGCCATGGTCCGCTCCGTCGCCGGGAGAATGACACTGCCGACGAACAGGCCGGATCGAGACAGCGACAGTGGGACCGGATGGGAATGAAGGGTTCGTTGAGCGCGACGCTGGTGCCGGGTGTTCCAGCCAGCCAAGAGGTCGTCGAGGCCATCGAACGGCTCGAAGAGGAGCTCAGCCATCAGACCACCCTCCGCGAGGCCGCCGACCGCGCGGCCGCCCGAGCCCGCGACGATCGAGAAGACGCCTTCGAGCGCCTAGTGGTGCGCTGCGCCAGCCTCGAGGACGAGGCCGCGAGGTGGGCCGATGCGGATCGGCGCGACACCGCTGACCTTCGAAGGATCGAGCGGGAGCACTCGGAGATGCTGGCGCGGCGATCGGACGAGCTGTCCCTGTCGTTCAAACAGCAGCTCGAGGACGTCGAGCGTGGCAACCGGGAGAGCATCGAGCGCCTCGAGCGCCAAGCTGCCGAACTGCGTGACGAGCTCGCCGCGAGAGAAGGCGAAGGCATCAGGTCGCTGGCCGAGCGTGACGCTTCGATCGCAGATCGGGACCGGGCGCTCGCCGCCGCCGAGGAGCGTGAAGGCAGCCTGCATCTGGAACTCGCCGAAGCCGAGGAGCGATTCCGAGCCGAGGCCTTCCATCTCTCCGCGTTGATCGCATTGCGATCCAAGGAGGCGCTGACCGCGCAGGCGGAGGTGGAGGCGCTGAAACTTCACTTGGCCGCGGTCTACGCGTCGGGGACCTGGAAGATCGGACGCCCGCTGCGGGGGGCAGGTCGACTGGCGCGGCGTCTCAGGCGGGTCCCCTTTCGGCTGATCGGGGTCGTCCGGCGCCAACCATGACGATCCCGCGTCCCGATCGAACCGCATCGAAGCTCTGCTCGATGGTCTTCGCCCGCCTCGCGTTTTCGTCCCGTCGATACGAAGGGCGTGGAAGTCCGGTTTCATGAGCGATATTCCGATCGGACGCCTGCTGGCTTTGCCGTTCTTCGACGCGAGGGACTACCTCGCCCTGAATCCGGATCTCGATCCAGGTCGAGTCGACCCTGCAGATCATGCCTTCCGTCACGGGCTGACCGAGGGCAGGCCCATCTTCCGCCGACAGTCCCTGGCCGGCGCCTGGGGGCGAGCCAGCCTAGACGTGACCGCCCATGCCCCGGCCGTGCCCCAGGCCGTCGAAGCCGATCCGGACGCGTGCCCCCGCGTGTCGGTCTTCGTGAGCACGGCGAGTGATCCCGTCGAGGTCGCGCTCGCGGCCGACCTGACGGAGAGTTTGGCACTTGCAGGTGTCACGGCGGTCTTGAAGGATCAGTCCGAGAGTCCCGAAGCCGATCATGGTCTTCCCATCGTGGTCGCGCCGCACAGCTTCTTCCACGCCGGAAAGGGGCTCCTATGGGCAGGAACGGATGCGATCGAGCGCAGCCTGACTTTCAACACTGCGCCGATGCATCGCCGCTCCTTCACCCTCGCCCTTCCCTGGATCCTGCGTTCCCGGGGTGTCATGGACGTATCGCCGGAGGCCGTGCAGATTTTCCGAAGCTCGGGGCTGCACGCCTTCCTGATGCGGATCGCCGCGCCGCTTCGGAACCGTTGGCTGGAGGCTTCGGATCTCTCCCATCCCTTGATCCAGTCCCTGCCGCAGGCTGCACGTCGACTCGATTTCGACGCCCGAGCGTGGGACGAGCGTCCGATCGACGTCGCCTTCTTCGACGTCCTCACGACCCGGCGCGGCTCGATCCTTCGGCGGCAGGCACCGGCTTTGGCGGCTCGACCCTGTTTCCTCTACACGGCGCAAGGCGGGCGAGATCTTCTCGACGAGAGGGTCGAAAGGCGCAGCCATCACCGCCTCTCGGGGCATGTCAGCGCCCACGCCAAAGTCACATTGCACCTTTCGGAGGACGAGTTCCCGTACTTCGACTGGTACCGGTGCATGGCTCGCACCGTGGCGTCCGGCTCGATCGTCGTCAGCGACATCCGCCCCGCCCATCCCGACCCTGAGATCGCCGACCTCGTCTTCCACGACGATGAAAGGCACCTCGGGGAGATGATCCGGTGGCTGCTCGACGACGAGGACGGGCGTCGCTTTGCTTCGACGGCGCGCGAGACCGCCGCCCGAACCATCGTCCGGCCGGACACGGACCATTCCGAGTCGCTGCAGAGATATCTCCGCGCAGCCGTGCGCTCGACCTCAGCTTGAGCCATCCCATGCCCCTGCGACCTCCGCAGCACGACGCCCTGTTCTCGCACCAGCGCCGGTCGCTGCCGCATCCTCGAGCCGTGACGGTGGCCGTCAGCCTGTACCACTACGGAAGGTTCATCGAGGAGTGCCTCGACTCTGTCGCAGGGCAGACGCATGAACACCTGGAGGTGGTGGTGGTCGACGACCACTCGACGCGGGACGGCTCCGTCGAAGTCGCCCGTGCATGGGCCGAACGTCACGCGCGGCGTTTCGACCGACTCGAACTCTTGAGGCACAGGCACAACCGCGGCCTCGCGGCCGCACGCAATACGGCCTTCTCCGCGGCTCGGACCAGCCACGTCTTCGTCCTCGATGCGGATAACCTGATCTACCCTCGCGCCATCGAGGTCCTCCATCGAGCCGCGGCCGAGGGAGATCGCGATGCGGCCTACACCCAGATCGAGCTGTTCGGCGATCAGGTCGGCATCGGTCAGGCGGACGTCTGGAGCCGTCGCCGATTTCAGCGCGGCAACTACGTCGACGCCATGGCGCTGATCAGGGTGAGGTCCTGGGAGCAGGTCGGCGGCTACACCCACATCGAGGGAGGGTGGGAAGACTTCGATCTATGGTGTAAGTTCCTGGAATGCGGGATGACGGGCCTGTACGTCCCGGAGATCTTGTGCCGGTATCGCGTGCACGGCACGTCGATGCTGCGCACGGACACACGAGACGCCACCGAGGCACTCAAAGTCCAGTTGACCTATCGTCATCCATGGCTGAACCTCGACTAGCAGATCGTGCGAAGGTCGCGCGATCGGATCGGCGGCGCCCGTTCGTGGGACGCTCCGAGGCGACCACGCAGATCCCTGACTGCGAGGCCATGAAGGCGTGTGCTGCCGTCGGGCAGCCCCGGTCCCGCGTCCTACGGGCGGGTCACGGGAAATAGATCGCGGGATGCGCGCACCCATTCGGAGGCGCTTGAGCGCGGCGCGACCTCGTCCGTGTCGTCGAGCAACTGCGGGCTGAACATCGGGTCGTCGGTCAGAACATCGACCCATTTCCGCATATAGCGCGCCACTTGGCTCCCCGGAGCGACCTCGCTTCGGCGCGAAGCCTTCTCGTGATGCGTCATCTCGGCGAACGGCGTGTAGACGATGCGGTATCCCAGCATCCGCATCCTGAAGCAAAGGTCGACGTCGTTGAAATCCAGGCTGAACCCTTCGTCGAATCCGTTCACGGCGTCCATCGGCCCGCGCCGCGTGGCGAAGACGGCGCCCGTCACGGCCGAGCAGTCCCGATGCGTCTCGGCCCATCCATCGTAGCTGGGCTCTTCCGCCCGCTTCATGTACCAGGGATGGGCGCACACGCCGAAGATGCCGCCGAACATGCCGGCATGTTGGATCCTGCCGTCCGGGAAGAGGAGTCTAGCCCCGACGCCGCCCACGTCGGGATCCATCGAGAACGTCAGGAGGGATTCGATCCAATCCGGTGTTCCGACGCTGATGTCGTCGTTCATCAGCACCATGGAATCCGTCTCGGCGAGCCGCCAGAGGCGGTTCATCTTCACGGCGTAGTTGAATTTCTCGCCAGGAGCCAGCTTCGTGACGATCCGCTTCACAGCGAAGGGGTCGTCGCGTCCACGATAGATCGTGTCGTCCTCGCGGTCGTCGCCGATCAGCACCGTGACCCGATCCAGCGGGTAGGTGCTGCGCTTCAGGCTGTCGAGGAAGTTGGCGATGAAGGGACGCCCCGCACGCCCGACGTCGTCGATGGGTGCGCTTTGCCGCGTGGGGATCACCAGGGTCACCGGTGGGTAGTCGGCGAAGGCGCGCTGGAGCCTGCTGGTGTCCCCGAAGCGGCCCTCCCCCAGACGGAACGGCTGTCCCGCTTGGGCCAACCAACGCGCGGCCGCGGCCGCGCGTGCCCTCCGCGGCGCCTTCGGGCGCGGGGCGGGAGATGCCAGCAGTGTGTGGGGAACTCGGTCGATGACGACGCCGGCCATCAGAGCGTCCAGGCAGAAGCGGTACCAGCCCGCCTCTCCCATGTCGCCATCGAACGTCAATTCGACCTTCTGCAGGATGTCCGCCCTGATCAGGAGCGGGAACGCCATGTAATCGTCCGCCAACAGCAGCGCTGGATTGAACGACGTCTTGCAGTGTACGCTCTCGACGGTGCCGTCCGGCGCCACGACGGCATCGTCGGCGTAGAAGATTCCCACGTCAGGCCGCTCGGCCATGAAGGGCCGCGCGAGCGCCACCGCATCGGGATGGATCGCGCTCGTCTCCGGAGCGACGAAGAAGAAGTGCGCGCGCGACCCCGCGGGCTGTGCCAAGCGGTCCGGCTCGACCGGGCGATGGTCCCGTCCCAGGGACAACGGAACGACGTCAGTCGGCCAGTCCGCAGACCAGGACATGTGAAGCATGGATGGGGGCATACCGAAAACGTCGTTCATCGCGGCTTCAAAGCTGATAGGGGCGGCGTGGACGTGCAAGCCGCCGTCGATGCCCCGCCCTCATCGGCTTCGGTCGGAAGTCGAGAGGCGTCCGAAGGAGGCCGC is drawn from Lichenibacterium dinghuense and contains these coding sequences:
- a CDS encoding glycosyltransferase, with the translated sequence MNDVFGMPPSMLHMSWSADWPTDVVPLSLGRDHRPVEPDRLAQPAGSRAHFFFVAPETSAIHPDAVALARPFMAERPDVGIFYADDAVVAPDGTVESVHCKTSFNPALLLADDYMAFPLLIRADILQKVELTFDGDMGEAGWYRFCLDALMAGVVIDRVPHTLLASPAPRPKAPRRARAAAAARWLAQAGQPFRLGEGRFGDTSRLQRAFADYPPVTLVIPTRQSAPIDDVGRAGRPFIANFLDSLKRSTYPLDRVTVLIGDDREDDTIYRGRDDPFAVKRIVTKLAPGEKFNYAVKMNRLWRLAETDSMVLMNDDISVGTPDWIESLLTFSMDPDVGGVGARLLFPDGRIQHAGMFGGIFGVCAHPWYMKRAEEPSYDGWAETHRDCSAVTGAVFATRRGPMDAVNGFDEGFSLDFNDVDLCFRMRMLGYRIVYTPFAEMTHHEKASRRSEVAPGSQVARYMRKWVDVLTDDPMFSPQLLDDTDEVAPRSSASEWVRASRDLFPVTRP
- a CDS encoding glycosyltransferase family 2 protein, with the protein product MPLRPPQHDALFSHQRRSLPHPRAVTVAVSLYHYGRFIEECLDSVAGQTHEHLEVVVVDDHSTRDGSVEVARAWAERHARRFDRLELLRHRHNRGLAAARNTAFSAARTSHVFVLDADNLIYPRAIEVLHRAAAEGDRDAAYTQIELFGDQVGIGQADVWSRRRFQRGNYVDAMALIRVRSWEQVGGYTHIEGGWEDFDLWCKFLECGMTGLYVPEILCRYRVHGTSMLRTDTRDATEALKVQLTYRHPWLNLD